The DNA window ATGCATCCATAGTTTTGTACAAATACTGAGATAACCAAGACAGGATTATTTTTCTTGGAGGGAGGCGGGGATCACAGAGTCGAACTCGGACATACAAACAATAAACAATAAGTAAAGAACCAAGGTATAGGGCATGAGGACACATAAAGAAGCAGGtctattaaattcctccaaaacaaaacctcaaagaaccaacagcccctcaacaagtggactaaagacttaaaaagagacttctctgatgaggagacgagaatggccaagagacatatgaaaaagtgctctacattactggccataaaagaaatgcagcatcaaaacaacactgagattctacctcaccccagtaagaatgtcttttatcaagaaaactaacagtaacaaatgttggaggggatgtggccaaaagggaatcccacttcattgttggtgggaatgtaaactggttcaaccactctggaaaatggtatggagagtcctcagaaggctaaacatagagttcccctatgacccagcagccccacttttgggcatctacccaaaagaccacaaacaagaacacactaaagccactagcacaacaatgttcatcacagcacaatttgtcatagctaaaatatggaaccaacccacatgcccctcagtagacgaatggatcaggaaaatgtggtacatatacacaatggaattttattcctctatcaaaaagaatgacattgccctattcgtaaggaaatggaagaacttggaaaaaattatattaagtgaagtgagccagacccaaagaaacatggactctatggtttccttcacagggaataattagcacgggtttaggctagtcacagcagaggatcacaagagatcacagtagctatgcccttatgaatgcataagatgatgctaagtgaaatgaactccatgttatgtaaacgactgttatatcactgttaatTTCTCTCAACATGttatgtgaaacagtagcttcatttgttgatgattttcttgtatccccttcctgtggttgtacccatgctatcactgtatctcatctgagtaccctggatactctatatgctggtattagaactaggaaaatgaaagggaatatcaaaatagagagagaaaggataaaaacacaaacaactccaaaagcaatactcgcaaaaccatttggtgtaaaccaactgaacaattcatggggggagaggaagagggggagggagaagggggaatgagggaggtggtaacaaatagtacaagaaatgtacccatggcctaatgtatgaaactattttaaaaaatttttttaaaaagaagcagctctaaagggaaaaggaaggctcAGTCAGAATCACCTGATGTTGGGCCTATGCCTTTGAATGAATGGGTTTTTCTCAGCAGGGAGAAAATGGGAGAATGGTTACCAGGCAGAGAGAGCAGAAGACACAAAGAGACATGGACCCTCAATAAAGAATCTGTGAATGAGTTCATGGCCAGGGATTTGCCCTCGGAAGCAGACTTACCTCTTCTGCACTgcgcagcaacagcagcagcagaaaaTGGACTGGACGATGTTATCTGCAAAGCAGGTCATTGTCACTGTTAGGGAGCCGAACGTCCCTGATATTGGATAGATGAAGTTAGAGGTGATATTCCAAAACAGGAAGTCCCCAGGAGCAGAGCATGTGAACTGTCAAGAGCATAGGAACAACATGACCATGCCCTCCTTCATGAGTGAAagaccaaaagaaatacaaaagaaccTGTCACTAAAACAAGTAAGTTACTGGCACCCTGACCAGTGTGGTTTCCCTTCTCAGGCTCTTCTCCTCTAGTCTGGTTAATATATTTCCTCAGTCTGCGGATGATAAAATGACCTTAACAATGGTACAGAAGAGTAGGATTCTAGAAACAATGTTCGCTCACAAAATTGGCTAACAGCAATCCTAAAAATTAGGTCCaacccattttttttaatttaaaataaaaatgggcgGAGGctggagtggctcaagtaatagtatGTCTGTCTGAGTACAAATGCTagtatcacaaaagaaaaagaagaaaaaaaagagtattaaaaAATAGGCTCTCGGGGATCTCCCCCGGCTAGCCTGCTGCCATGGCCGACAAGGAAGCAGCCTTTAACGACGCGGTGGAAGAGCGTGTGATCAACGAGGAGtacaaaatatggaaaaagaacACTCTCTTTCTGTACAATTTGGTGACCCATGCCCTGCCCAGCCTCACTGAGCAGTGGCTTCCCAATGTGACCACACCTGAAGAGAAAGATTTCAGCATTCATTGCCTTGTCCTGGGGACACACACATCGGATGAACAAAACCACCTTGTGATAGCCAGCGTACAGCTCCCCAATGATGATGCACAATTTGACGCATCACACTATGACAGTGAGAAAGGAAAATTTGGAGGTTTTGGCTCTGTTAGTGggaaaattgaaatagaaatcaAGATTAACCATGAAGGAGAAGTAAACAGGGCCCATTACATGCCTCAGAATCCTTGCATCATTGCAACAAAGACTCCATCCAGTATTGCTCTTGTTTTTGACTACACAAAACATCCTTCTAAGCCAGACCCTTCTGGAGAGTGCAACCCAGATTTATGTCTCAGTGGACATCAGAAGGAAGGCTTTCTTGGAGCCCAAATCTCAGTGGGCACTTACTTAGTGCTTCAGATGACCATACCATCTGCTTATGGGACATCGGTGCAGttccaaaggaaggaaaagtggTAGATGCGAAGACCATCTTCACTGGGCATACAGCAGTAGTAGAAGATGTTTCCTGGCATCTGCTTCATGAGTCTCTTTTTGGGTCAGTTGCTGATGATCAGAAACTTATGATTTGGGATATTCGTTCAAACAATACTTCCAAGCCAAGCCACTCAGTTGATGCTCACACTGCTGAAGTGAACTGCTTATCTTTCAATCCTTATAGTGAGTTCATTCTTGCCACAGGATCAGCTGACAAGACTGTTGCCTTGTGGGATCTGAGAAATCTGAAACTTAAGTTGCATACCTTTGAATCACATAAGGATGAAATATTCCAGGTTCAGTGGTCCCCTCACAATGAGACTATTTTGGCTTCTAGTGGTACTGATCAAAGATTGAATGTCTGGGACTTAAGTAAAATTGGAGAACAATccccagaagatgaagaagatggCCCACCAGAGTTGTTATTTATTCATGGTGGTCACACTGCCAAGATATCTGATTTCTCCTGGAATCCAAATGAACCTTGGGTGATTTGTTCTGTATCAGAAAATAATATCATGCAGGTATGGCAAATGGAAAAGAACATTTACAATGATGAAGACCCGGAAGGAAGTGTGGATCCAAAAGGACAGGGATCCTAGATATGCCTGCACTTGTGGTTTTAGACtcccctttttattcttttctacccTGAGATTGATTTAACACTGGTTTTGAGACACAGACTTTGTTCAGCTATCCCTCTATAGTAGTATCACCAACAATGCCATTAACCCAAGCAGtgggtattttataaatattaattggGGGACTTAATTCAACAAAGCCACAGATGGGTATTTAAATACTATTCAGGAATTTTCTAGTGAAAACCCAGGTCTAAAGTAGCTACAGAAAGGGATATGTTacatgtgattatttttcttcctaagcTATACCCCAGATTGTCAGACAAAAGGCtagagtgaggggctggggatatggcctagtgataagagcgcttgcctcgtattcccagcaccacatatacagaaaatggccagaagtggcgctgcggctcaagtggcagagtgctagccttgagcaaaaagaagccagggacagtgctcaggccctgagtccaaggcccaggactggcaaaaaaaaaaaaaaaggctagagtGAGTAAGGAATAGAGCCAAATGAGGTAGGTGTCTGAGCCATGAAGTATAAATATTGAAAGATGTCATTTTTATTCAGGAATAAGGGGAGATTAGAGTCATATAGATCCCTAAAGTCTTCACACCCGACTTTCCAGGATGCACATTTTCCTATGTAGACCAGTCTTCTCTTggtttctttagttattttgaaaCTACATGTTCCTTCTTCCCCATATATTTTTGCTCATTAGTGTATTTCTTGGGCTGTTTTTCATATtatgctttccttttctgttgaaatggtttttgatgtgttgttttgttttgtttttaacttgggACCACAAAGTTGTAAAGTTGTATGTTTTACCTTGCAGTTGTACCACAGGTGGACTGTCAAGAAGAGTGAGTTGATAGCTTATATTTGTTCCTAAAATTAAATTAATCcttgatgataaaaaaaataggatctCAATTTTTATATGGGTTATGTTCAACTGAATATTTAAAGAGCTAGCTAGTAAATCCAAGTTATTTTTCAACTCTTATTGTTAAGCTTAATCTTTAAATCTGATTATTTGCCCTTTTCATACTATAagttttgaattaaaaatatgttgTTTTATAAAACCTACACTTTACATTCAGCTCATACTCAGattgtcatctgaaaataaaatattactaagACACAAGCTTTGACCTTAGCCAGACCTAGGCTGTACTCTTGCTCTATGGCTGACTATATTCTTCTAAGTCCCTTTACCTCTCTAAGTCTTAGTTGACCCATCTGTAAAAGTGAGACAAATAATACTGACTTCCTTTGAGAAGCCTTACCGGGCAGAAAGTCATGTCTTACTGTGACACTGGGGGAACAGTAGCGATGGGCTACTAACTGTGGTGTGGTATAGACTAAATGAAGCAATGAGTGTGGCACAGCTAGTACGCCATATATTCAGTAAAATGGCTATCAAGATGTATGAGAAGAGGATTGCTGTGAAGAACAAAGAAGAATCATTTCTAAAGTCTCTGGAACATTGAAGGTAGTGCTCCATAGGCACACTGACACTGGAAGGAGCTGGAAAACCTTCATTATATAAGCATGAAATTATAGAAATGTAGGCAGTTATAATAAAGTTCTCCTACTCTTATCCTGCCCCTGGGTAAAAATATCATGGCCTATCAGCTACCATATCCTCACAAAGGGATGTCAGTTCGGCCAAACTCCCACTTGAAACCAAATACCAAGGTTCTGtaagacaggaaaagaaacaaaaagtaacaaaaccaCTGCTATATGACTTCTAGAGGTGCTGAGCCCTATGTTGGAAACCATGCATGCTTTTTCCAATATTCATTCCATTACCCGCCATTGCCTCTGCTAACACTTTGGCTGAATGAGGTGCTTTATCAGGTAGAAGATTCCAAACATTCATTCCTGTGGAGACTTGGGAGAGGTGTTGACAACAGTATTCCAATGACTTAATAGTCTTAGAAATACTAAGAATGgaaccaggcgccagtggctcactggTAGCtagtaatcctacctagtcagaaggctgagatctgaggatcacagttggaagccagccctgacaggaaactctgtaagatttatctccaattaccaaccagaaaattggaagtagcactgtagctcaaagtggtagagcgctagccttaagcacaaaagctcaaggataggcccagggcctgagtttaagccccataaccaagacaaaaggaagaaagaaaaaggaaggaaggaaggaaggaaggaaggaaggaa is part of the Perognathus longimembris pacificus isolate PPM17 chromosome 16, ASM2315922v1, whole genome shotgun sequence genome and encodes:
- the LOC125364730 gene encoding LOW QUALITY PROTEIN: histone-binding protein RBBP4-like (The sequence of the model RefSeq protein was modified relative to this genomic sequence to represent the inferred CDS: inserted 1 base in 1 codon) — translated: MADKEAAFNDAVEERVINEEYKIWKKNTLFLYNLVTHALPSLTEQWLPNVTTPEEKDFSIHCLVLGTHTSDEQNHLVIASVQLPNDDAQFDASHYDSEKGKFGGFGSVSGKIEIEIKINHEGEVNRAHYMPQNPCIIATKTPSSIALVFDYTKHPSKPDPSGECNPDLCLSGHQKEGXSWSPNLSGHLLSASDDHTICLWDIGAVPKEGKVVDAKTIFTGHTAVVEDVSWHLLHESLFGSVADDQKLMIWDIRSNNTSKPSHSVDAHTAEVNCLSFNPYSEFILATGSADKTVALWDLRNLKLKLHTFESHKDEIFQVQWSPHNETILASSGTDQRLNVWDLSKIGEQSPEDEEDGPPELLFIHGGHTAKISDFSWNPNEPWVICSVSENNIMQVWQMEKNIYNDEDPEGSVDPKGQGS